A genomic region of Planococcus kocurii contains the following coding sequences:
- a CDS encoding ABC transporter ATP-binding protein, protein MIETIGLTKKYGSFYALQDLNLVVEDSTVFGFVGANGAGKSTTFSILATLLQPTAGDAFINGISVTKNPQEVRNQIGYMPDFFGVYDQLKTDEYLDFYGASYGIKPKERAVLIPKLLELVNLEHKRYDYVDLLSRGMKQRLCLARALIHDPNILILDEPASGLDPRARVEMRDILRELKAMGKTILISSHILPELAEMCDSIGVIDNGKLIAQGSVADIQAQLQSEKVLRVKLVGDMQSVIAFFEMDPFVSQIEVQQDKNSIQFFYRGTDEDQLQLLQRAIHQKLPILSFSEEETDLEDVFMAITKGVEIG, encoded by the coding sequence GTGATTGAAACAATTGGATTAACAAAAAAATATGGGTCTTTTTATGCCTTACAAGATTTAAATTTAGTAGTAGAAGACAGTACAGTTTTCGGCTTTGTAGGTGCAAACGGGGCGGGTAAATCAACCACCTTTTCAATTTTGGCTACGCTTCTTCAACCAACAGCTGGTGATGCCTTTATTAATGGAATAAGTGTGACGAAAAACCCTCAAGAAGTGCGCAATCAAATTGGTTATATGCCCGATTTCTTTGGTGTTTATGACCAACTAAAAACAGATGAATATTTAGATTTTTACGGTGCTAGTTATGGGATCAAGCCAAAAGAACGCGCTGTGTTAATCCCGAAGCTTTTGGAACTGGTTAATTTAGAACATAAGCGTTATGACTACGTCGACTTATTGTCTCGCGGCATGAAACAGCGGCTTTGTTTAGCGCGGGCGCTGATTCATGATCCGAACATCTTAATATTAGACGAACCTGCTTCAGGACTAGATCCACGTGCACGTGTAGAAATGAGAGATATCTTACGAGAGTTAAAAGCTATGGGCAAAACGATCTTAATTTCTTCTCATATTCTTCCAGAACTTGCTGAAATGTGCGATAGCATTGGCGTCATTGATAACGGAAAATTGATTGCACAAGGTTCTGTAGCTGACATTCAAGCGCAACTTCAAAGTGAAAAAGTACTTCGTGTCAAACTAGTGGGCGATATGCAATCAGTCATTGCATTTTTTGAAATGGATCCGTTTGTTTCTCAAATAGAAGTACAACAAGACAAAAATAGCATTCAATTTTTCTACAGAGGAACAGATGAAGATCAACTGCAGTTGTTGCAACGAGCTATCCACCAAAAACTGCCGATTTTATCGTTCTCAGAAGAAGAGACGGATTTGGAAGATGTCTTTATGGCGATTACAAAAGGAGTGGAAATCGGATGA
- a CDS encoding AAA family ATPase, whose amino-acid sequence MTYTTDQFTEMSQLLQQVKSEIGRFIVGQESAVEFSLYAILADGHALLEGLPGLGKTMLIRTISDVLDLSFSRIQFTPDLMPSDITGTSLIERDAEGRQQFTFREGPIFHQMVLADEINRATPKTQSALLEAMGEKTVTILGDTKKMARPFFVLATQNPIEMEGTYPLPEAQMDRFLCKILVAYPSREELAEISRRTTGSQLILLSKKMNTASLIDAQDMVKEVLIAEDILMVAVDIIQNTHPEHSEHQEIQQFVQYGSGPRGLQSLIRLAKARALMEGRYHVSIGDLKHVAKPVLRHRLLLNYEAEAMGKNVDELIDSVLSTAGKGVLK is encoded by the coding sequence ATGACATACACGACCGATCAATTTACAGAAATGAGCCAATTGCTTCAACAAGTCAAATCCGAAATTGGACGGTTTATCGTCGGACAAGAAAGCGCGGTTGAGTTTTCTTTGTACGCTATTCTAGCGGATGGTCATGCCTTACTAGAAGGCTTGCCCGGTCTTGGTAAAACAATGTTGATTCGGACCATTTCAGATGTGCTCGATTTGTCGTTTTCCAGAATTCAGTTTACACCCGATTTGATGCCTTCGGATATTACTGGGACGAGTCTTATTGAACGAGATGCAGAAGGACGCCAACAATTTACTTTTCGAGAAGGTCCGATTTTTCACCAAATGGTACTTGCAGATGAAATTAACCGTGCTACACCGAAAACACAAAGTGCGCTGCTAGAGGCAATGGGTGAAAAGACAGTGACCATACTTGGTGATACGAAAAAAATGGCGCGACCGTTTTTCGTTTTGGCAACACAAAATCCTATTGAAATGGAAGGGACGTATCCGTTACCTGAAGCACAAATGGACCGTTTTCTTTGTAAAATTCTGGTTGCTTACCCAAGTCGCGAGGAGCTTGCGGAAATTAGCCGCAGAACAACGGGATCTCAACTAATTCTTCTTAGTAAAAAAATGAATACAGCCAGCTTAATTGATGCACAAGATATGGTGAAAGAAGTGTTGATAGCAGAAGACATTTTAATGGTGGCTGTCGATATCATTCAAAATACGCATCCAGAGCATTCAGAACATCAAGAAATCCAGCAATTTGTTCAATACGGTAGCGGTCCTCGTGGTCTGCAAAGTTTGATCCGTTTAGCAAAAGCACGTGCTTTAATGGAAGGACGGTATCATGTATCAATTGGCGATTTAAAACATGTGGCAAAACCAGTACTGAGGCACCGCTTGTTATTAAATTATGAAGCAGAAGCAATGGGTAAAAATGTAGATGAACTGATTGATAGTGTGCTAAGTACAGCAGGAAAAGGCGTATTGAAATGA
- the dapD gene encoding 2,3,4,5-tetrahydropyridine-2,6-dicarboxylate N-acetyltransferase codes for MKQMDATEIISYIQNAKKATPVKAYIKGQGVADLDYGTESKVFGQGNSVTVFGEWADIQTALEANAALIEDSVVENDRRNSAIPLLDMKNINSRIEPGAFIRENVEIGNNCIIMMGAVINIGAVIGDGTMIDMGVIMGGRATVGKNCHIGAGAVLAGVIEPASATPVIVEDDVMIGANAVVLEGVRIGKGAVVAAGAIVIEDVPENSVVGGTPARVLKLMDEKTRSKTEIKHELRQL; via the coding sequence ATGAAACAGATGGATGCAACTGAAATAATCTCGTACATACAAAATGCAAAAAAAGCGACACCCGTAAAAGCGTACATAAAAGGTCAAGGCGTTGCTGATTTGGATTATGGCACAGAGTCCAAAGTTTTCGGACAAGGCAATTCAGTAACTGTATTCGGCGAATGGGCAGATATTCAAACGGCACTAGAAGCAAATGCTGCGCTCATCGAAGATTCTGTAGTGGAAAACGATCGTAGAAATTCAGCGATACCACTATTAGATATGAAAAACATCAATAGCCGCATTGAACCCGGTGCATTTATCCGTGAAAATGTAGAAATCGGAAACAATTGTATCATTATGATGGGTGCTGTAATTAATATTGGTGCTGTTATTGGCGATGGTACAATGATCGATATGGGCGTAATTATGGGCGGTCGGGCGACAGTTGGCAAAAACTGCCACATCGGTGCTGGAGCAGTACTAGCCGGCGTTATCGAACCGGCATCAGCAACTCCTGTTATCGTCGAAGACGATGTTATGATCGGCGCCAACGCAGTGGTTCTCGAAGGCGTTCGGATTGGTAAAGGTGCAGTTGTCGCAGCGGGCGCAATCGTCATCGAAGATGTGCCTGAAAACTCCGTAGTGGGCGGCACACCAGCGCGCGTATTGAAATTAATGGACGAAAAGACTCGTTCAAAAACAGAAATCAAACACGAACTAAGACAGCTATAA
- a CDS encoding DUF58 domain-containing protein translates to MTLLNLPADWGSRLSRYAIGAKAKIKGHHKGSHRSMRFGSSLDFSDFREYHPGDDVRHIDWNVYARTERIYIKRFLDEQEMRIHILLDSSKSMDNKWLFAKQLAFSLGLMVLGRDDRLTVSAGQKQLIPFRKKGKSAKKLFEHFVSTMPNPENVSFASQASFHAAKDSTVLFIVSDGLEPLTDWQVFFRQAPAFAHDIRFIHLTTQDERLPSYKGDLRFIDDETQQVTSVTVTEEALRAYQKQSDLHSQGLESLCRTYGIAYLPVHVEDGIEQVLFHQMIRKNWIG, encoded by the coding sequence ATGACGTTATTAAATTTACCAGCTGATTGGGGCTCACGTCTTAGTCGCTATGCTATTGGAGCAAAAGCAAAAATCAAGGGACACCATAAAGGTTCTCACCGGTCAATGCGTTTTGGTAGTTCATTGGATTTTTCCGATTTTCGCGAATACCATCCAGGAGATGATGTACGCCATATTGACTGGAACGTTTACGCAAGAACTGAACGTATCTATATTAAACGTTTTCTAGATGAACAAGAAATGCGTATCCATATCTTACTTGATAGTTCAAAATCAATGGACAATAAATGGCTGTTTGCGAAGCAATTAGCGTTTTCACTCGGTTTAATGGTGTTAGGAAGAGATGACCGCTTGACGGTGTCTGCTGGACAAAAACAACTGATTCCTTTTCGTAAAAAAGGGAAATCGGCAAAAAAGCTGTTTGAACATTTCGTATCTACTATGCCCAATCCTGAAAACGTGTCATTTGCGAGTCAGGCAAGTTTTCACGCTGCTAAAGATTCTACGGTATTATTCATTGTATCCGATGGACTAGAACCACTTACGGATTGGCAGGTGTTTTTCAGACAGGCTCCGGCTTTTGCGCACGATATTCGATTTATTCATTTGACTACACAAGATGAACGGCTGCCGTCTTACAAAGGTGATTTGCGTTTTATCGACGATGAGACGCAGCAGGTAACGAGTGTGACGGTGACAGAAGAAGCACTTCGTGCCTACCAAAAGCAAAGTGACTTGCACAGTCAAGGCTTGGAATCTCTTTGTCGCACATATGGTATTGCTTATTTGCCGGTACACGTAGAAGACGGAATCGAGCAAGTGTTATTTCATCAAATGATACGAAAAAATTGGATTGGGTGA
- a CDS encoding vWA domain-containing protein, whose translation MGVANWGMIWTAIMPLAVILYYFFRKKYKDQRVSSTLFWQERMKELQASPYLKKLQHHLLFYLQLVALIFCVVALIEPFSESETLAGNDFIFIVDTSATMLAGSPTHFEKQQVQMKKLASQAGGKPVTIVTTGVSPEVVIRNEQNVERVEKAIDELAVSYENAEMEQTILFADTLATNDSTIIHIFTDYLDRAILANKTGQSYQVHGFSEKLTNVAIRQLGLSETDNGIRGIVQVVNNSEKTMNATVRLSSGSFEKAVEVKLEAAEELLVPFEALPNHKLWQAELEVSDDYAADNTMATYLAPPVNAIVIDSALHELIASGFRSLALDVSLAEATQLQPDAGLPIVTNQRDLLEATTPILMFGRNDENPFEVTGQIETKPHPLFTYASLDEVYVSQLYPSFENYETIATIDDHPFIQISPKGDIVVLTDIQLTDWPLSPSFPLFLWSAMESLSGDAEFLGFFQPNEHRSVSLASPTGEWGIFRDGAYRHSYIEGNGPFAAPNEPGVYQVVGDEKDMTMIVQLTSQEKELSAGASYAMGQAKAAQDTVRFSFVPFIIGIVLLLVLLEWEVYRRGITTR comes from the coding sequence ATGGGAGTAGCAAATTGGGGAATGATTTGGACGGCAATTATGCCGCTAGCCGTCATTCTCTATTATTTCTTTAGAAAAAAGTACAAAGACCAGCGCGTTTCTTCAACGTTATTTTGGCAAGAACGAATGAAAGAGCTGCAAGCATCGCCTTATTTAAAAAAATTGCAGCATCATTTATTGTTTTATCTTCAATTAGTAGCTCTTATTTTTTGTGTAGTGGCGTTAATCGAGCCTTTCAGCGAATCGGAAACATTAGCTGGTAATGATTTTATATTTATTGTCGATACGTCAGCAACGATGCTAGCTGGTTCTCCAACGCATTTTGAAAAGCAGCAGGTCCAAATGAAGAAATTGGCGTCACAAGCAGGAGGTAAGCCTGTGACAATTGTTACGACGGGTGTTAGCCCGGAAGTGGTCATTCGCAATGAGCAAAATGTTGAGCGAGTCGAAAAAGCAATTGACGAATTAGCGGTAAGTTACGAAAATGCCGAAATGGAGCAAACGATTTTATTTGCGGATACGCTCGCGACTAATGACTCAACGATTATTCATATTTTTACCGATTACTTGGACCGTGCCATCCTTGCCAATAAAACCGGACAAAGTTATCAAGTTCATGGATTTTCAGAAAAACTGACTAATGTAGCCATTCGCCAATTGGGTCTTTCAGAAACGGACAATGGGATAAGAGGTATAGTTCAAGTAGTTAATAATAGCGAAAAAACGATGAATGCTACTGTCCGTTTATCGTCTGGCAGTTTCGAGAAAGCAGTAGAAGTAAAACTCGAAGCGGCGGAAGAATTGCTCGTTCCGTTTGAAGCGTTGCCAAATCATAAGCTATGGCAAGCAGAACTAGAGGTATCGGATGATTATGCGGCGGATAACACAATGGCAACATATCTAGCCCCACCAGTTAACGCAATTGTCATTGACTCGGCTTTGCATGAATTAATCGCAAGTGGTTTTCGTTCACTCGCTTTAGATGTTAGTTTAGCCGAAGCCACTCAATTGCAGCCTGACGCTGGATTACCCATAGTTACGAATCAACGTGACTTACTAGAAGCAACAACACCCATTTTAATGTTTGGGCGAAATGATGAAAATCCGTTTGAAGTGACCGGACAAATTGAGACAAAGCCGCATCCGCTTTTCACATATGCCTCATTGGATGAAGTTTATGTTTCACAACTGTACCCATCTTTTGAAAACTATGAAACCATCGCCACCATAGATGACCATCCGTTTATTCAAATTTCTCCAAAAGGAGATATTGTCGTGCTGACAGATATTCAATTGACCGACTGGCCTCTTTCTCCTTCTTTCCCTTTGTTTTTATGGAGCGCCATGGAAAGTTTATCAGGCGATGCGGAATTTCTTGGTTTTTTCCAACCGAACGAACACCGATCTGTATCGTTAGCTTCACCAACCGGAGAATGGGGAATTTTTCGAGACGGTGCTTATCGCCATTCCTATATTGAAGGGAACGGTCCTTTTGCGGCACCTAATGAACCGGGTGTTTACCAAGTGGTGGGTGACGAAAAAGACATGACTATGATTGTACAGTTAACTTCTCAAGAAAAAGAGCTTTCTGCTGGGGCGTCTTATGCAATGGGGCAGGCGAAAGCAGCACAAGATACCGTCCGCTTTTCGTTTGTGCCATTTATTATAGGAATTGTCTTACTGTTAGTGCTTCTGGAATGGGAGGTGTATCGTCGTGGAATTACAACTCGATAA
- a CDS encoding ABC transporter permease, giving the protein MKTLFGNPVLVKELKLRFRNLKSFTGILFYLIAMSVFVFGFIFLATSLTGNGFFRPDESFMLFSIMTYIQLGLILFITPALTAGTISTEREKQTLNILLTTSQTSFQIIFGKMTSSIAFLLLMIVSGLPIYSLVFLYGGVSPSQLFYIFLFYMLTLLAIASIGVMLSTLIRKTIVAIIATYGAMIFIAGVTAFFLLISVQVSQMGSAVSSISPMAHFWATINPPAVLLTLLQPSMEEQLQSLTMVPIPLWIGYAIFYVLVSAGCLLLAVKKLRVNMNKYK; this is encoded by the coding sequence ATGAAAACCCTTTTTGGCAATCCCGTACTAGTGAAAGAACTTAAATTGCGCTTTCGTAACTTAAAAAGCTTTACCGGGATTTTGTTTTATTTAATTGCGATGAGCGTCTTTGTTTTCGGTTTCATCTTTCTAGCTACATCCTTAACAGGTAATGGTTTTTTTCGTCCGGATGAAAGTTTTATGTTATTTAGCATCATGACGTATATTCAATTAGGATTGATTTTATTCATTACGCCAGCATTAACAGCTGGGACCATTAGTACAGAACGTGAAAAACAGACCTTGAATATTTTACTGACAACTTCGCAAACTTCTTTCCAAATTATTTTTGGGAAAATGACATCATCCATCGCCTTTTTGTTGTTGATGATTGTGTCGGGGTTACCAATATACAGTTTAGTGTTTTTATACGGGGGCGTTTCGCCCAGTCAGTTATTTTATATTTTCTTGTTTTATATGCTGACCTTACTGGCAATTGCTAGTATAGGTGTCATGCTATCGACCTTGATTCGAAAAACCATTGTTGCCATTATCGCAACATACGGAGCCATGATTTTCATCGCTGGTGTTACCGCCTTTTTCTTACTGATTTCGGTTCAAGTTTCTCAAATGGGTTCGGCGGTGTCTTCAATCTCACCAATGGCTCATTTTTGGGCTACCATTAACCCGCCGGCAGTGTTGCTAACTTTGCTGCAGCCCTCAATGGAAGAGCAATTGCAAAGCTTAACGATGGTCCCCATTCCTCTGTGGATTGGTTATGCCATTTTCTATGTTTTGGTATCAGCCGGCTGTCTTTTATTGGCTGTCAAAAAGCTGCGCGTCAATATGAATAAATACAAATAA
- a CDS encoding LysR family transcriptional regulator, whose translation MRKAAERLFLSQPALSQRLQSIEKDWGQQLFIRSQKGLSPTPAGELVIQYANETIQRKEEVFEVLHTLTSKVHGTLKIACATIIGQNWLPKVLKDFVTLYPEAKIQLITGWSSEIVRALYDGEAHIGIVRGHTDWKGPKLHLFKDTLYLVDKEIRSLEELLQTDRPFIQFKSDSTYYEEIQQWWQKHFASNPKRQITVDQIETCKQMAVNGIGYAILPSITLTGTEEVHMMPLTNNEEELELTRDTWLIGYESAFQLRQVEAFVDIVEKHAALLR comes from the coding sequence ATGAGAAAAGCTGCAGAGCGTCTGTTTTTATCACAGCCAGCCTTATCGCAGCGGTTGCAGTCTATTGAAAAAGACTGGGGCCAACAATTATTTATTCGTTCGCAAAAAGGATTATCGCCTACACCTGCCGGAGAACTGGTCATTCAATATGCCAATGAAACCATACAGCGAAAAGAAGAAGTGTTCGAAGTCCTGCATACGTTAACTTCCAAAGTACACGGCACGTTAAAAATTGCCTGTGCTACGATTATTGGACAAAATTGGTTGCCAAAAGTATTAAAGGACTTTGTGACACTTTATCCAGAAGCGAAAATTCAGTTGATTACAGGATGGAGTTCAGAAATAGTTCGTGCGTTATACGACGGCGAAGCTCATATTGGGATTGTTCGCGGCCATACAGATTGGAAAGGACCGAAGTTGCATTTGTTCAAAGATACTTTGTATCTGGTAGACAAAGAAATTCGCTCACTTGAGGAACTTCTTCAAACCGATCGGCCGTTTATCCAGTTTAAAAGTGATTCTACTTACTATGAAGAAATTCAACAATGGTGGCAAAAACATTTTGCTTCAAATCCGAAACGACAAATTACGGTTGATCAGATTGAAACATGTAAGCAAATGGCCGTTAACGGAATTGGCTATGCGATCTTGCCATCAATTACGCTGACAGGAACTGAGGAAGTTCATATGATGCCATTGACTAACAATGAAGAAGAGTTAGAGTTAACACGAGATACATGGCTTATTGGATACGAATCTGCTTTTCAGTTGCGCCAAGTAGAAGCATTTGTTGATATCGTTGAAAAACATGCCGCTTTATTAAGATGA
- a CDS encoding MFS transporter translates to MEGTKKPLVLASVMLAMFVSAVEATIVSTAMPSISAELGGFSKYSWVFSAYLLMSTVTVLLYGKLSDIFGRKRIFAVGMLLFLLGSLLCGLANSIDELIFYRFIQGMGAGAVMPIATTIVGDIYSREERAKIQGYLSSVWGISAVTGPAIGGILVVTIGWEYVFWINLPLGIISLLGVLLFLKEPVNTKKPVIDYKGAALLTAALSTMLYLLVEGGVSFDWFSTKSLILLTASILFFVLFIWAERKAVDPMMPFEIWRNKTIFYANLVSLTNGVILIAISSYLPTYVTGVMEQPAAIAGFTLTAMSVGWPLAAFFSGRLLLKIGYFKTSIAGGAFLLIGSLLFVLMQPGFGPLWAAMSSFSIGLGMGLTSTVFIVAIQAAVSYEQRGSATASNMFMRNLGSTIGVALLGSILNSSLLRYFADSGQNYSLSAINDLLSADARAGIQVESLRFLQQALAESLQHVYLVTAFFALLSFILIFGLRGKKGVKSRVK, encoded by the coding sequence ATGGAAGGAACAAAAAAACCACTCGTTTTAGCGTCTGTCATGCTCGCGATGTTCGTCAGTGCTGTCGAAGCGACGATCGTCTCGACAGCCATGCCAAGCATCTCAGCTGAACTAGGTGGGTTTTCAAAATATAGTTGGGTGTTCTCAGCCTATTTGTTGATGAGTACTGTAACCGTGTTACTCTACGGTAAACTATCCGACATATTCGGACGTAAACGTATATTTGCTGTCGGCATGCTTTTGTTTTTACTCGGTTCTTTATTATGTGGGTTGGCCAATTCAATAGATGAACTTATTTTTTACCGATTTATCCAAGGAATGGGTGCAGGTGCCGTTATGCCAATCGCCACGACGATTGTCGGAGACATCTACTCTAGAGAAGAACGGGCTAAAATCCAAGGTTACCTATCAAGTGTCTGGGGAATTTCGGCAGTTACGGGTCCTGCAATTGGAGGGATTCTCGTCGTCACGATTGGTTGGGAATACGTCTTCTGGATCAATTTGCCTCTTGGGATTATTTCGTTGCTCGGTGTTCTGTTGTTTTTAAAAGAGCCAGTCAATACGAAGAAACCGGTAATTGACTATAAAGGGGCTGCTTTATTGACAGCTGCTTTATCGACTATGTTGTATCTGTTAGTTGAAGGCGGCGTATCATTTGATTGGTTTTCTACGAAATCGCTGATTTTACTAACTGCCAGTATCTTGTTTTTTGTGTTATTCATATGGGCAGAGCGAAAAGCCGTCGATCCGATGATGCCTTTTGAGATTTGGCGCAATAAAACTATTTTTTATGCCAACTTGGTTTCTTTGACAAATGGTGTTATTTTAATAGCAATTTCTAGTTACTTGCCAACATATGTAACGGGTGTCATGGAACAACCTGCCGCGATTGCAGGCTTCACGTTAACAGCTATGTCAGTCGGGTGGCCATTAGCTGCTTTTTTCTCGGGAAGACTCTTGCTGAAAATCGGGTATTTTAAAACATCTATTGCTGGTGGTGCTTTTTTACTAATAGGATCTTTGTTGTTTGTTTTGATGCAACCTGGATTCGGTCCTTTATGGGCGGCCATGTCGAGTTTTTCCATTGGTCTTGGCATGGGCTTAACTAGTACCGTGTTTATCGTTGCAATTCAGGCTGCCGTATCTTATGAACAGCGTGGTTCTGCCACTGCTTCAAACATGTTCATGCGGAACTTGGGTAGTACAATTGGTGTCGCATTGCTAGGTAGTATTCTCAACAGTTCATTACTGCGTTATTTCGCTGACAGTGGTCAAAACTATTCTTTAAGCGCTATCAATGATTTGCTTAGTGCAGATGCTCGCGCAGGAATTCAAGTAGAGTCATTGAGATTTTTACAACAAGCATTAGCTGAATCGCTTCAACATGTCTATTTAGTCACTGCATTTTTCGCATTGCTTAGTTTTATTTTGATCTTTGGGCTTCGTGGGAAAAAAGGAGTGAAAAGTCGTGTCAAATGA
- a CDS encoding N-acetyldiaminopimelate deacetylase, with product MELVRIRRALHQIPEIGFQEVKTQAYLMDIISQFPQERIELVKWRTGLAVKVRGDNPTKLIGWRTDMDALAIMEETELEFQSQHPGFMHACGHDIHMTIAIGLLHKLIDEPIQDDVVILFQPAEEGPGGALPFREWLKTDKPDFLPDCIYALHIAPELPVGTVGTRSGLLFANTSELFIDLHGKGGHAAFPHLTEDMAIAAASMLMQLQTVVSRNVNPMDSAVLTIGKLSAGTVQNIIAEHARLEGTIRTLTSESMSQVKQRIEAICRAVEQANNCQVHIDYGSSYLEVKNDETLAENFLRYASQVKGIQAMQSDAAMTGEDFGYFTEQIPGVMFWAGVSSAYGLHHSKLNPDEQVLELMPDFLHGFFLKS from the coding sequence ATGGAATTAGTGAGAATTAGGAGAGCATTGCATCAGATTCCGGAAATTGGTTTTCAAGAAGTAAAAACACAAGCTTATTTAATGGACATCATTTCTCAGTTTCCTCAAGAACGTATTGAACTTGTAAAATGGCGGACAGGTCTTGCAGTTAAAGTACGTGGTGATAACCCGACAAAACTGATTGGTTGGCGAACAGACATGGATGCTTTGGCGATTATGGAAGAAACCGAATTGGAATTCCAATCCCAGCATCCAGGATTTATGCATGCATGTGGTCATGATATTCATATGACCATTGCAATCGGGTTGTTGCACAAGCTAATTGATGAACCCATTCAAGACGATGTTGTCATTTTGTTTCAACCAGCTGAAGAAGGACCTGGAGGCGCCTTGCCTTTTCGGGAATGGCTGAAAACCGACAAGCCGGATTTTCTACCTGATTGTATTTATGCTTTGCACATTGCACCAGAGCTGCCGGTTGGTACTGTTGGTACACGATCTGGATTATTGTTTGCCAATACATCAGAACTGTTTATCGATCTTCATGGTAAAGGCGGACATGCGGCTTTTCCTCATTTGACAGAAGACATGGCGATTGCAGCCGCTTCTATGCTGATGCAGCTCCAAACCGTGGTCAGTCGCAATGTGAACCCGATGGATTCGGCCGTGCTCACCATTGGCAAGTTAAGCGCTGGAACGGTACAGAACATTATTGCGGAACATGCACGGCTAGAAGGTACAATTCGCACACTTACTAGTGAATCGATGAGCCAAGTTAAACAGCGTATTGAAGCAATTTGCCGAGCGGTTGAACAAGCAAATAATTGCCAAGTCCACATTGATTACGGTTCGAGTTACCTTGAAGTTAAAAATGATGAGACTTTAGCAGAAAATTTCTTGCGCTACGCCAGCCAGGTTAAAGGCATCCAAGCAATGCAGAGCGATGCCGCGATGACTGGTGAAGATTTTGGTTACTTTACCGAACAAATTCCAGGGGTTATGTTTTGGGCAGGTGTTTCGTCAGCGTATGGACTGCATCACTCAAAATTGAATCCTGATGAACAAGTTCTTGAGTTGATGCCAGATTTTCTACATGGCTTCTTTTTAAAAAGTTAA